From the Streptomyces pluripotens genome, one window contains:
- a CDS encoding fungal specific transcription factor domain-containing protein: MSDGGGSDLRRGLGALEIFQKRVHDALSTFESSPGASPNIARHAIGRASFSGANVPFTEAHILYVQYKQVHERLTRLSKSLGLHIEALRLAVKAADTDYDDVDEEVRRRFWEIQSHLHQEYQQAAKTRQVGGPDAGYGGADKAHAGRSGNSSTEGEY; encoded by the coding sequence GTGAGTGATGGTGGCGGCTCGGATCTGAGGCGCGGCCTCGGGGCTCTGGAGATCTTCCAGAAGCGCGTGCACGACGCATTGTCGACATTCGAGAGCTCGCCGGGTGCGTCGCCCAACATCGCTCGGCACGCGATCGGTCGGGCTTCGTTCAGCGGTGCGAACGTGCCGTTCACTGAGGCACACATCTTGTACGTGCAGTACAAGCAGGTACACGAACGTCTTACCCGCCTGTCGAAGTCCCTGGGACTGCACATCGAGGCGCTGAGGCTTGCGGTGAAGGCTGCCGATACCGACTACGACGACGTCGACGAAGAGGTGCGCCGGCGCTTTTGGGAGATCCAGTCACACCTGCATCAGGAGTACCAGCAGGCGGCCAAGACCAGGCAGGTCGGCGGGCCGGATGCAGGGTATGGGGGCGCCGACAAGGCGCATGCGGGGCGTAGCGGCAACTCCTCGACCGAAGGCGAATACTGA